In Gemmatimonas sp., the following proteins share a genomic window:
- the thyX gene encoding FAD-dependent thymidylate synthase, which yields MPLSDAAILREPTITVLARPQFVEASHLPVQWIGESTDGERLAEFAGRLCYMSQRNPAGRTTRDYLENIKKQGHGSVLEHASYSILFEGVSRSLTHELVRHRAGFAYSQLSQRYVDESDAQFVMPPAMIGDEPLEQAWRAQVTSAVESYISLVESLMTRYAWVDDKVHRRKMAREAARGVLPNSTETKIVVTANARAWRTMLELRSSEGAELEIRRLAVMALRVLTQEAPAFFSDFEIYEGADRREAARISYHKV from the coding sequence ATGCCGCTCTCTGACGCCGCGATTCTCCGCGAGCCCACGATCACCGTGCTCGCTCGTCCCCAGTTCGTCGAGGCCAGCCATCTGCCCGTGCAGTGGATCGGTGAATCCACCGATGGCGAGCGGCTCGCCGAGTTCGCCGGCCGCCTCTGCTACATGAGCCAGCGGAATCCGGCCGGCCGGACCACGCGGGATTACCTCGAGAACATCAAGAAGCAGGGGCACGGCAGCGTGCTCGAACATGCGAGCTACTCGATCCTCTTTGAGGGCGTGAGCCGGTCGCTCACGCACGAGTTGGTGCGCCACCGTGCTGGCTTCGCCTATTCACAGCTGTCGCAGCGCTACGTCGATGAAAGCGACGCGCAGTTCGTGATGCCGCCGGCGATGATCGGCGACGAACCACTCGAGCAGGCGTGGCGTGCGCAGGTCACGAGCGCCGTGGAGAGCTACATCTCACTGGTCGAGTCGCTGATGACGCGGTACGCCTGGGTGGACGACAAGGTGCACCGCCGCAAAATGGCGCGTGAAGCGGCGCGCGGCGTGCTGCCGAACAGCACGGAAACGAAGATCGTGGTCACCGCCAACGCGCGTGCCTGGCGCACGATGCTGGAGCTGCGTTCGAGCGAAGGCGCCGAGCTCGAGATCCGCCGGTTGGCGGTGATGGCGCTCCGCGTGCTCACGCAGGAAGCGCCGGCGTTCTTCAGCGATTTCGAGATTTACGAGGGCGCGGATCGACGGGAAGCGGCGCGGATTTCGTACCACAAGGTGTGA
- a CDS encoding MarR family transcriptional regulator: MPERTSGRTLQEEIQQSRPFRSRSQEATIALMRTASVVSRRFARVVEPHGLSLAQYNVLRILRGAGDAGLPTLAIRDRMIDEGSTVTRLLDKLEKASLVTRDRSRPDRRQVLCTITEQGEALLALLDPQIDAADLTAMAMLTPEQLDALLSILATIRAEMPE, encoded by the coding sequence ATGCCCGAACGCACGTCTGGCCGCACGCTGCAGGAAGAGATTCAGCAATCTCGACCCTTCCGCTCCCGGTCGCAGGAGGCGACGATCGCCCTCATGCGGACCGCGTCGGTCGTCAGCCGACGGTTTGCGCGGGTGGTCGAGCCGCATGGCCTCAGCCTCGCCCAGTACAATGTGCTCCGCATCCTGCGCGGTGCCGGCGATGCAGGGCTCCCCACGTTGGCGATTCGGGACCGCATGATCGACGAAGGGTCGACCGTGACCCGCCTGCTCGACAAGCTGGAGAAGGCGTCGCTCGTCACGAGGGATCGCTCCCGTCCTGACCGCCGTCAGGTGCTCTGCACGATCACGGAGCAGGGCGAGGCGCTGCTGGCCTTGCTCGATCCCCAAATCGACGCCGCTGATCTCACCGCGATGGCCATGCTGACGCCGGAACAACTCGACGCCCTGCTGTCAATTCTCGCTACAATTCGCGCGGAAATGCCCGAGTAG
- a CDS encoding type II secretion system protein, with the protein MMHPTRPRRRGFTLIELLITMTILGLLGTMVTAVMVGQQRFFQRTTQQMDVRRELRTAVNMMSTELRGVSSAASDIIAFDRMSITFRAVLGASVVCATPSRTQLDLVPTTTTRMQLSNFASDPSIGDTVVVLRNDSSGVAGEYWSAHRITSVSSSTTTCAPSPYVDAALDAGKSRLRLGVTPNLPDSVVAGAPLRLLRTTRYALATQTSGAWYLGRSEYAGGAWTAVVPVAGPFQAASAAGTGGLGLAMYDSVGVAVTAIASSHRIARIDVVARASGERSSGVVGTSSTAVSDSLLVSIALRNRR; encoded by the coding sequence ATGATGCATCCAACTCGCCCGCGCCGACGCGGATTCACGCTCATCGAACTACTGATCACGATGACGATCCTGGGGCTGCTCGGCACCATGGTGACGGCCGTGATGGTGGGCCAACAGCGCTTCTTCCAGCGCACGACGCAGCAAATGGACGTGCGTCGCGAACTGCGGACGGCGGTGAACATGATGTCCACCGAACTGCGCGGCGTGTCGTCAGCGGCCAGCGACATCATCGCCTTCGATCGCATGTCGATCACGTTCCGTGCCGTGCTTGGCGCGTCGGTGGTCTGCGCGACGCCGTCGCGCACCCAGCTGGATCTCGTGCCGACGACGACCACACGGATGCAGCTGTCCAACTTCGCGAGCGATCCGTCGATTGGTGATACGGTGGTGGTGTTGCGCAACGATTCATCCGGGGTCGCCGGTGAATACTGGTCGGCGCACCGGATCACCAGCGTGTCGAGTAGCACGACGACCTGCGCCCCCTCTCCGTACGTGGATGCCGCGCTCGATGCCGGGAAGTCGCGCCTACGGCTTGGCGTAACGCCGAACCTGCCCGACTCTGTCGTGGCGGGAGCGCCGCTGCGGCTGTTGCGCACCACGCGATACGCACTGGCCACACAGACATCGGGGGCGTGGTATCTGGGCCGCTCGGAGTACGCCGGAGGCGCATGGACGGCGGTGGTTCCGGTTGCCGGACCGTTTCAGGCGGCGAGTGCGGCGGGCACCGGCGGTCTTGGTCTCGCGATGTATGACAGCGTCGGCGTTGCCGTGACGGCGATCGCGTCGAGTCACCGCATTGCCCGTATCGATGTCGTGGCGCGCGCCTCCGGTGAACGCAGTTCGGGCGTTGTCGGAACGAGCTCCACTGCTGTTTCCGATTCACTCCTTGTAAGCATCGCCCTCCGGAACCGCCGATGA
- a CDS encoding prepilin-type N-terminal cleavage/methylation domain-containing protein codes for MRKHVSRKRISRKRISRKRRGSSIIEVLIAFVLLMVAIGGLLSTSNAVAKQMGGGRRQSIAAAVAQSRLDSLASLSCTNLSQPGVASASRTTRGIQESWVVTQGVNTAVVVVTVTIPRQTKPLTYTTIVPCR; via the coding sequence GTGAGGAAGCACGTCTCGCGTAAGCGCATCTCGCGTAAGCGCATCTCGCGTAAGCGGCGCGGCTCGTCGATCATCGAGGTGCTCATCGCGTTCGTGCTGCTCATGGTGGCGATCGGCGGGCTACTGTCGACGTCGAACGCCGTGGCGAAGCAGATGGGCGGCGGCCGTCGTCAGTCGATCGCGGCGGCCGTGGCGCAGTCGCGTCTGGATTCGCTCGCCAGCCTGTCATGCACCAATCTGTCGCAGCCGGGCGTGGCGTCAGCCAGCCGCACCACACGCGGCATTCAGGAGTCGTGGGTCGTCACGCAAGGCGTGAACACGGCGGTGGTGGTGGTCACGGTGACGATTCCGCGACAGACGAAGCCCTTGACCTATACGACGATCGTGCCCTGCCGATGA
- a CDS encoding GspH/FimT family pseudopilin, translated as MLHTSSSAHHRGFTLAEVLMVVAIMGTLFVITVPKITELKARTALRASHETLESTFATARAVAMQKGKRSTLTLSGNTVGVTVLSGLTNTVTQVIRPLLFSSTFGTTITAIGAAPTSIAFDARGLVTPVSATIAKYRITLGSYADTVCVSGAGVVLRRGCRL; from the coding sequence GTGCTTCATACATCATCGTCTGCTCATCATCGCGGGTTCACGCTCGCCGAAGTCCTCATGGTCGTCGCGATCATGGGGACCTTGTTCGTGATCACCGTGCCGAAGATCACCGAGCTGAAGGCCCGGACGGCGCTACGCGCGAGCCACGAGACGCTGGAGTCGACGTTTGCCACCGCGCGCGCCGTCGCCATGCAGAAAGGCAAGCGTTCCACACTCACACTGAGCGGTAACACCGTTGGCGTGACCGTGTTGAGCGGTTTGACGAATACGGTGACTCAGGTGATCCGACCGCTCCTCTTCAGTTCGACCTTCGGCACGACCATCACCGCGATTGGCGCGGCGCCGACCTCGATTGCCTTTGATGCGCGCGGTCTGGTGACCCCGGTGAGCGCGACGATTGCGAAGTATAGGATCACGCTCGGCTCCTATGCCGACACCGTCTGCGTGAGTGGCGCCGGCGTGGTATTGCGACGCGGGTGCCGACTGTGA
- a CDS encoding FAD-binding oxidoreductase — MIESPPDFRGVFRTDLLARAMYAEGAGIARCIPAGVAVPADADDVPALVRWSKREGIALMPRGSGSGMAAGAVGPGVIVDLSRLRQVGPVDVDGRLIRVGAGATRGEIDDAARREGLRFPVDPSSGAFCTIGGMVGANAAGARTLKFGATRPWVHGVRCVFDDGTDVWVRRGAPWPIGVPAVRRISDALSQISAQLGSEIPAYALTHVGVRKESSGYAIADTLRADGHLVDLLVGSEGTLALFTEVELSLIPVAGATATILAIFDSLEAATACAVEARSDGATACELLDRTFLDVAASDGPTGIPSHAEAVLLMEVEGESAGEALQAMTHLGARATRHGASEVHTAVDAANEHRLWALRHAASPILSRLAPRLRSMQFIEDGCVPLDRFPDYVRGVRRALDHFEMPGVIFGHAGDAHAHVNPLVDVTRSGWRDRVHGILDRVCELTAVLGGTLSGEHGDGRLRAPLMDRVWGLEARAAFAHVKDAADPSGVLNPGCKIAREGDQAITVLRHDPEAPPLPAVARAALDDIERTRSWNRFRLDGLEG, encoded by the coding sequence GTGATCGAGTCTCCTCCCGACTTCCGTGGTGTATTCCGCACCGACCTGCTCGCCCGGGCCATGTACGCCGAGGGTGCCGGAATCGCGCGGTGCATACCGGCGGGTGTGGCCGTTCCTGCCGACGCCGACGACGTGCCTGCGCTGGTGCGCTGGAGCAAACGTGAGGGCATCGCGCTGATGCCGCGCGGTTCGGGGAGCGGTATGGCCGCCGGCGCGGTGGGTCCTGGCGTGATCGTCGACCTGAGCCGCCTGCGGCAGGTAGGCCCGGTCGACGTGGACGGTCGCCTGATCCGTGTGGGCGCCGGAGCGACGCGGGGCGAGATCGATGATGCGGCGCGCCGCGAAGGGCTGCGCTTTCCGGTGGATCCGTCGAGCGGGGCGTTCTGCACGATCGGCGGTATGGTGGGCGCCAACGCGGCGGGAGCGCGCACGCTCAAGTTCGGCGCCACCCGGCCGTGGGTGCATGGCGTGCGATGCGTGTTCGATGACGGCACCGATGTGTGGGTGCGACGCGGTGCGCCGTGGCCGATCGGCGTACCCGCCGTGCGGCGCATCTCCGATGCGTTGTCGCAGATCAGCGCGCAACTCGGCAGCGAGATCCCGGCGTATGCACTGACGCACGTCGGCGTTCGTAAGGAGTCGTCGGGGTACGCCATCGCCGATACGTTGCGCGCCGATGGGCATCTGGTGGATCTGCTGGTCGGCAGCGAGGGCACGCTCGCGCTCTTCACCGAAGTGGAGCTCTCGCTCATTCCGGTGGCGGGGGCAACGGCGACGATTCTGGCGATCTTCGACTCGTTGGAGGCGGCCACCGCCTGCGCCGTCGAGGCCCGCAGTGATGGTGCGACCGCCTGCGAGCTCCTCGATCGCACCTTTCTCGACGTGGCCGCTTCTGATGGCCCGACGGGGATTCCGTCGCACGCCGAGGCCGTGCTGCTCATGGAAGTTGAAGGGGAGTCGGCGGGGGAGGCGTTGCAGGCGATGACGCATCTGGGCGCGCGCGCCACACGACATGGTGCGAGTGAGGTGCATACGGCGGTCGATGCCGCCAATGAGCATCGGTTGTGGGCGCTGCGTCACGCGGCGAGTCCGATTCTCTCACGGCTCGCGCCGCGACTGCGATCGATGCAGTTCATCGAAGACGGCTGCGTGCCGCTCGATCGGTTCCCCGACTATGTGCGCGGCGTGCGCCGGGCGCTCGATCATTTCGAGATGCCTGGCGTGATCTTCGGTCACGCCGGTGATGCCCACGCCCATGTGAATCCGCTAGTGGACGTGACGCGCAGCGGATGGCGGGATCGCGTGCACGGCATTCTCGATCGCGTCTGCGAACTCACGGCGGTGCTCGGTGGCACCCTGTCTGGCGAGCACGGCGACGGTCGCTTGCGGGCGCCGCTGATGGACCGCGTCTGGGGGCTCGAGGCGCGGGCGGCGTTCGCGCACGTGAAGGACGCGGCGGATCCGTCCGGTGTACTGAACCCGGGATGCAAGATCGCGCGCGAGGGCGACCAGGCGATCACCGTGTTACGGCACGATCCGGAGGCGCCGCCTCTTCCCGCCGTCGCGCGTGCGGCGCTCGACGACATCGAGCGGACCCGAAGCTGGAATCGCTTCCGATTGGACGGATTGGAAGGCTAG
- a CDS encoding phytoene/squalene synthase family protein, whose translation MTLPIAVSAALSQRDAARFCEAILPAVSRTFALGIKVLPGALGQAVLDAYLLCRIADTVEDAPAVDPQVKAALFDDFLAAFNDAAALERFLQGVKPLVGDEAHLSLTLNADLVFAHFSGLPPKTRGVVQKWVGEMTIGMRKFVLLYPDGIRIQTVEEYKEYCYYVAGTVGYMLTDLWHEHSSSIGTKRYAILRERCRAFAEALQTVNILKDVAVDAEKENSVYVPEELLRAHGSSQSSILAPELLAKNREALTQLIQLAWHDLEEARMYLLLIPRRAISIRLFCILPLLLAYATLRDLVQSTAMLKPGGSVKISRREVKSLLMTGSMLVMSNMGVRWLVERVRRRAFVLELVTAP comes from the coding sequence ATGACCCTGCCGATCGCTGTCTCTGCCGCCCTGTCCCAGCGCGATGCCGCCCGCTTCTGCGAGGCCATCCTGCCGGCAGTGTCGCGCACGTTTGCGCTCGGCATCAAAGTCCTGCCGGGTGCGCTCGGTCAGGCGGTGCTCGATGCGTATCTGTTGTGCCGCATTGCCGATACCGTCGAAGACGCGCCGGCGGTCGATCCGCAGGTGAAGGCGGCGCTATTCGACGACTTCCTCGCGGCGTTCAACGATGCCGCGGCGCTCGAGCGGTTTCTGCAGGGTGTAAAGCCGCTCGTGGGCGACGAAGCGCATCTGTCGCTTACGCTCAACGCCGACCTCGTGTTTGCGCACTTCTCGGGGCTGCCGCCAAAAACGCGCGGCGTGGTGCAGAAGTGGGTCGGCGAGATGACGATCGGCATGCGCAAGTTCGTGCTGCTCTATCCCGACGGCATCCGCATTCAGACCGTCGAGGAGTACAAGGAGTACTGCTACTACGTGGCGGGCACGGTAGGCTACATGCTCACCGACCTGTGGCACGAACACTCGTCGAGCATCGGCACCAAACGCTACGCCATTCTGCGCGAGCGCTGCCGCGCCTTCGCCGAGGCGCTGCAAACCGTGAATATCCTGAAGGACGTTGCGGTCGATGCCGAGAAGGAGAATTCCGTGTACGTGCCCGAGGAGCTGCTGCGTGCGCACGGCAGCTCGCAGAGCAGTATTCTGGCGCCCGAACTCCTCGCGAAGAACCGGGAAGCGCTGACCCAGCTGATTCAGTTGGCCTGGCACGACCTCGAAGAAGCGCGCATGTACCTCCTGCTCATCCCGCGCCGCGCCATTTCGATTCGCCTGTTCTGCATTCTGCCGCTGCTGCTGGCCTACGCCACGTTGCGTGATCTCGTGCAGAGTACGGCCATGCTCAAGCCGGGTGGGTCGGTCAAGATCTCGCGTCGCGAAGTGAAGTCGTTGCTGATGACCGGCTCGATGCTCGTCATGAGCAACATGGGCGTGCGCTGGCTGGTCGAGCGGGTGCGCCGACGCGCGTTCGTGCTGGAGCTGGTTACCGCGCCGTAA
- a CDS encoding zinc ribbon domain-containing protein — protein sequence MSRSLDDLDRLAFRLSRTVRTQYPHLLTQGFTLTDLEERLLPFREARREMADGGADAFERTVLRLIAGERGYLQTESGLQAACTQALASPSPSMSLVRAWATTSLTLAQQAASVGTERMATPPATDISDRSGETKPETKPCGCRFCGNRLPENRRLTFCPHCGMDLTKRQCPACSTELDVNWRFCVTCGRSADLPDIVLPIRKAS from the coding sequence GTGTCGCGTTCGCTGGACGATCTCGATCGCCTCGCCTTCCGTCTCTCGCGCACGGTCCGAACGCAGTACCCGCATCTCCTGACGCAGGGCTTCACGCTGACTGATCTCGAGGAACGGCTCCTGCCCTTCCGGGAGGCGCGCCGTGAAATGGCTGACGGTGGCGCCGACGCTTTTGAGCGAACGGTACTCCGCCTCATCGCCGGCGAGCGCGGCTATCTCCAGACCGAGTCGGGACTGCAGGCGGCGTGTACGCAGGCGCTCGCTTCACCGTCTCCGTCGATGTCGTTGGTGCGCGCGTGGGCGACGACCTCCCTCACCTTGGCCCAGCAGGCCGCTTCGGTCGGTACGGAGCGGATGGCAACCCCGCCCGCGACCGATATCAGCGACCGGTCGGGTGAGACCAAGCCGGAGACAAAACCCTGCGGCTGTCGCTTCTGTGGAAACCGTCTGCCGGAGAACCGGCGCCTGACGTTCTGCCCGCATTGCGGCATGGACCTGACCAAGCGGCAGTGTCCTGCGTGCAGCACCGAGCTCGACGTCAACTGGCGCTTCTGCGTGACATGCGGTCGCAGCGCCGATCTGCCGGATATCGTGCTCCCAATCCGTAAAGCCAGCTAG
- a CDS encoding ribonuclease H yields the protein MSAKYPLVAVFADESCLGNGKSGDTPGGLGALIEFRKADGTVQRFDLWASEPDTTNNRMALRSVIDSYEAMSRKGNALSVLFTTDSRYIVDGMTSWVRGWMARGWKRAQGPVENVELWQAAVEAVAMHETQWAWVKGHAGHPQNEYANHLATRAAAVQDRSDGLVVSSFEEWWAAQPVRANTKRAPLSPFPEPDAFAAAPALPGAKTARRMT from the coding sequence GTGAGCGCGAAGTATCCGTTGGTCGCGGTCTTTGCCGATGAGTCGTGTCTCGGCAACGGGAAGAGTGGCGACACGCCCGGCGGACTCGGCGCGTTGATCGAATTCCGAAAAGCCGACGGCACCGTTCAGCGCTTTGATCTGTGGGCGTCGGAGCCGGATACGACCAACAACCGGATGGCCTTGCGCTCGGTGATCGACAGCTATGAGGCGATGTCGCGGAAGGGAAACGCACTCTCGGTCCTGTTCACGACCGACTCCCGCTACATCGTGGACGGGATGACGTCGTGGGTGCGGGGCTGGATGGCGCGGGGCTGGAAGCGGGCGCAGGGGCCCGTGGAGAACGTGGAGCTGTGGCAGGCGGCGGTCGAAGCCGTGGCCATGCACGAGACCCAGTGGGCCTGGGTGAAGGGGCATGCCGGTCACCCGCAGAATGAGTATGCCAATCACCTCGCGACCCGGGCCGCGGCGGTGCAGGATCGCTCGGATGGCCTGGTGGTCTCGTCGTTCGAGGAGTGGTGGGCCGCGCAGCCGGTCCGGGCTAACACCAAGCGGGCCCCGCTGTCACCTTTTCCGGAGCCGGACGCCTTTGCGGCCGCCCCCGCGTTACCCGGGGCCAAGACTGCGCGTCGGATGACGTAA
- a CDS encoding ArgE/DapE family deacylase, whose product MTYRYPLDPVALTASLVAIDSRNPSLVPDGPGELACATHLAAVLNAWGFAVSLQEIAPGRANVIARIGPTGRTPLVLNGHLDVVGVDSMSHAPFAPEVRDGHMFGRGSTDMKGGIAAMCVAAARAAARGSLASEIVITAVCDEEYESIGTRALLAQGLRATGAIITEPTRLAIAPAHKGFAWIEVVLHGHAAHGSRYDVGVDANRHAGLLLAALDRYEHDVLTTRVHPLLGRASLHASSIVGGTGWSTYAERCTLHIERRTLPGESAEQALADVRARCDELAASRPGFQADVSLVCAQPPLDLALDAPLIASMRAACIAGGVEPTIAGLSCWTDAALFAEAGIPALCFGPGDIARAHSATEWVEIADLERAADILEAVCAGWGR is encoded by the coding sequence GTGACGTACCGATATCCGCTCGATCCCGTCGCGCTGACCGCATCGCTGGTCGCGATCGATTCGCGCAATCCGTCGCTCGTGCCTGATGGGCCGGGTGAGCTGGCGTGCGCGACGCATCTGGCGGCCGTGTTGAATGCGTGGGGCTTCGCGGTGTCGCTGCAGGAGATTGCGCCCGGCCGCGCCAACGTGATCGCCCGCATCGGCCCCACCGGACGCACACCGCTCGTGTTGAACGGCCATCTCGACGTCGTCGGGGTCGACAGCATGTCGCATGCGCCTTTCGCGCCCGAGGTGCGGGACGGCCACATGTTCGGGCGCGGCTCCACCGACATGAAAGGTGGTATCGCGGCGATGTGCGTGGCGGCCGCCCGCGCGGCGGCGCGAGGGTCGCTGGCCAGCGAGATCGTCATCACGGCCGTGTGCGACGAAGAGTACGAATCGATCGGCACCCGCGCGCTGTTGGCGCAGGGACTTCGCGCTACCGGTGCGATCATCACCGAGCCCACGCGCCTGGCGATCGCGCCGGCACACAAGGGATTCGCGTGGATCGAGGTGGTGCTGCACGGGCACGCGGCGCACGGTAGTCGATATGACGTGGGCGTCGATGCGAACCGTCACGCCGGGCTGCTGCTGGCCGCGCTCGATCGCTACGAACACGACGTGCTCACCACCCGCGTGCATCCCCTGCTCGGCCGCGCCTCATTGCACGCCTCGTCGATCGTGGGCGGCACCGGGTGGTCGACGTACGCCGAGCGCTGCACGCTGCACATCGAACGCCGCACGCTTCCCGGTGAAAGCGCGGAGCAGGCGCTGGCCGATGTTCGCGCTCGGTGCGATGAACTGGCGGCCTCGCGGCCGGGCTTTCAGGCCGATGTGTCACTGGTGTGTGCACAGCCCCCGCTTGATCTCGCGCTCGATGCCCCGTTGATCGCGTCGATGCGCGCCGCGTGTATCGCGGGCGGAGTCGAGCCGACCATAGCCGGTTTGTCGTGCTGGACCGATGCCGCCTTGTTCGCCGAGGCGGGGATCCCCGCGCTGTGCTTCGGGCCCGGCGACATCGCTCGTGCGCACTCGGCCACCGAGTGGGTGGAGATTGCCGACCTCGAGCGGGCTGCGGACATACTGGAAGCGGTCTGCGCGGGGTGGGGTCGGTAG